The Erythrolamprus reginae isolate rEryReg1 chromosome 3, rEryReg1.hap1, whole genome shotgun sequence genome contains a region encoding:
- the LOC139164355 gene encoding complement factor H-like, whose amino-acid sequence MKNWLLLVAAFLLWQSCSSQNERGQNCSAPPRIQNGDITTLSEKQYKTGSSVQFRCQKYYAMEGQNRSFCDNGTWTEVPICLDPCMIPKAELERQKIQVKDGMDAPENTFVQRGHSIELTCKTGYVLAANASQSASIIHCDGTPLVIPNCEEITCNSPRVLNSSFQSVKNIYHDGDLIRIQCDSGFTLETDYGGKVVECTKNGWSPSPKCILEITCQADYIEHGTILSPKLIYKEGEIIPFSCDEGYRYVDRSDALCTKNGWSTKLQCTEMQCPPPYMRIGTFRPYRTQYMYNDVIEIWCSPMPNYGNKFSKCTANGWSPPPFC is encoded by the exons ATGAAGAACTGGCTGCTCTTAGTTGCTGCTTTTCTTCTCTGGCAGAGCTGCTCTTCTCAAAATG AAAGAGGGCAAAACTGCAGTGCTCCACCCAGGATTCAGAATGGAGACATTACTACTTTATCTGAAAAGCAGTACAAAACTGGCTCTTCAGTACAATTCAGATGCCAAAAGTATTATGCCATGGAAGGTCAGAACAGATCTTTCTGTGACAATGGGACCTGGACAGAAGTACCAATTTGCCTCG ATCCCTGTATGATTCCCAAGGCTGAATTGGAAAGGCAGAAGATACAAGTTAAAGATGGAATGGATGCGCCTGAAAATACATTTGTCCAACGTGGTCATTCTATCGAGCTGACCTGTAAAACAGGATATGTCCTGGCAGCAAATGCTTCCCAATCAGCTTCTATAATCCATTGTGATGGGACACCACTCGTAATTCCTAATTGTGAAG aaATTACATGCAACTCTCCAAGAGTATTGAACAGTTCTTTCCAATCTGTAAAAAATATATACCATGATGGGGATCTAATTCGAATACAGTGTGACAGTGGATTTACCCTTGAAACAGATTATGGAGGAAAGGTGGTTGAATGCACCAAAAATGGATGGTCACCTTCACCAAAATGTATCT TAGAAATAACTTGCCAGGCAGACTATATAGAACATGGAACCATATTATCTCCAAAGTTAATTTATAAGGAAGGGGAGATAATACCATTCTCCTGTGATGAAGGTTACAGATATGTTGACAGATCAGATGCCTTATGTACTAAGAATGGATGGAGTACAAAACTTCAGTGTAcag AAATGCAATGTCCACCTCCATATATGAGGATTGGCACCTTTCGACCTTACCGAACTCAATATATGTATAATGATGTAATTGAGATATGGTGTTCTCCTATGCCCAATTATGGAAATAAGTTTTCTAAATGCACTGCTAATGGTTGGAGCCCACCTCCTTTCTGTTAA